A stretch of DNA from Pseudonocardia hierapolitana:
CGCGGTGCAGACGGCGCGGGCGCTGGCGAAGGCGATCGGCACCGTCGAGGGCGTCGATCTGGTGGTCGCGGGCAACGAGGCATCGGACGGGAGATCCGCCGCGGTGCCGGCGATGGTGGCCGACGTGCTCGGCCTGCCGGTGCTGACCCACGCCCGCGAGGTCACGGTGGAGGGCTCGTCGGTCACGGTGAAGCGGGAGACCGACGACGGCATCACGACCCTGACCGCGGAGCTGCCGGCCGTGGTGAGCGTGGGCGAGAAGATCAACGAGCCGCGGTACCCCTCGTTCAAGGGGATCATGGCGGCGAAGAAGAAGCCGGTCACCACGCTGTCGCTCGCCGATGCCGGGATCGACGCGTCGGAGGTCGGCCTGGCCAACGCCCTGACGTCCG
This window harbors:
- a CDS encoding electron transfer flavoprotein subunit beta/FixA family protein yields the protein MNIVVLVKQVPDTYSERKLRSDGTLDRDATDAVLDEINERAVEAALQLKEANDGSEVTVLTMGPDRATDAIRKALSMGADKAVHLSDEALAGSCAVQTARALAKAIGTVEGVDLVVAGNEASDGRSAAVPAMVADVLGLPVLTHAREVTVEGSSVTVKRETDDGITTLTAELPAVVSVGEKINEPRYPSFKGIMAAKKKPVTTLSLADAGIDASEVGLANALTSVTSSQPKPPKSAGEKVVDEGDGGQKIAAYLVGQKLI